The following coding sequences lie in one Spinacia oleracea cultivar Varoflay chromosome 1, BTI_SOV_V1, whole genome shotgun sequence genomic window:
- the LOC110785552 gene encoding probable disease resistance protein At1g15890, with protein sequence MMDALLQIAPKIYEFGKKFLQVDMRCTELSNVLLELDSKVEDMNQEVKNQEAQPGKKRKKVVDAYSGQAKRFRDSAQSVLDSCSMEEHWMLTRMTWVPRIEKHYKEGQELLTKGRQLREDGLTYDEVRVRGEMLPLEDDQYIGKTFSRIRDSAFEALKGGRVQCIGIYGYTGAGKTNLMKHLYNKVYQDDEVFKAVFWATAPDNNNGKGHYNKALQKCVADGMWIDLDNDVVHDEVRCAGKIMARLRDIGPGRTLLFLDNVKEEFPAYELLGIPESSNTSNGVNCILVISTLSKDVCNKMGCDLPLKMELLEKEEAKDLFLHEVKRGDNYNNDEKRIKEVAIKVANQCAKMPLAIIVIARSMVGIKDVREWNNRLNEMMGMISSIHEEEEKIVEQLKFGYVCLKDRTVQLCFLAAAKLLPNDCQITKVEMIEKWKSSGLIGMDRKGKHVDDQGHVILNQLERMCLIQVVAEFQTVTMNKWIWKMANTVS encoded by the exons ATGATGGATGCTTTACTTCAAATAGCGCCAAAGATATACGAGTTTGGGAAAAAATTCCTGCAGGTGGACATGAGATGTACTGAGCTAAGCAATGTACTCCTTGAACTAGATAGCAAGGTGGAAGACATGAATCAAGAAGTGAAAAATCAGGAGGCGCAACCAGGTAAGAAGCGCAAAAAGGTGGTGGACGCCTACTCCGGCCAAGCAAAACGGTTCAGAGACTCAGCACAATCGGTATTAGACAGCTGCAGCATGGAGGAACACTGGATGCTGACGCGTATGACGTGGGTACCAAGAATTGAGAAACACTACAAGGAAGGACAAGAGCTTTTGACAAAAGGAAGACAGTTACGAGAGGATGGTTTGACATACGACGAGGTTAGAGTACGCGGTGAGATGCTTCCATTGGAGGATGATCAGTACATTGGGAAGACCTTTTCTAGGATCAGGGATTCAGCTTTTGAAGCCTTGAAAGGTGGTAGAGTTCAATGTATTGGTATTTATGGATATACAGGAGCAGGAAAGACTAATCTCATGAAACACCTCTACAACAAAGTTTACCAAGATGATGAGGTGTTTAAGGCCGTATTTTGGGCCACGGCGCCTGATAATAATAATGGTAAAGGACACTACAACAAGGCGTTGCAGAAGTGTGTTGCAGATGGGATGTGGATTGATTTGGATAATGATGTTGTTCACGACGAGGTCAGGTGTGCAG GTAAGATAATGGCCAGACTGCGGGATATAGGCCCGGGCCGTACACTTCTTTTCTTGGATAATGTCAAGGAAGAGTTTCCAGCTTATGAACTACTAGGAATACCAGAAAGTAGTAATACTAGTAATGGTGTCAACTGTATCCTGGTGATTAGTACATTGTCTAAAGACGTATGTAACAAGATGGGGTGTGATCTTCCCCTGAAGATGGAGCTGTTGGAGAAGGAAGAAGCCAAAGATCTGTTCTTACATGAAGTAAAACGCGGGGATAATTATAATAATGATGAGAAAAGGATTAAAGAAGTAGCGATCAAAGTTGCAAATCAATGTGCAAAAATGCCACTTGCTATAATAGTTATAGCGAGGTCTATGGTTGGGATAAAAGATGTTCGAGAATGGAATAACAGGTTGAATGAAATGATGGGAATGATATCAAGTATTCATGAGGAAGAAGAGAAGATAGTTGAGCAGCTGAAATTTGGGTATGTTTGCTTGAAAGATAGAACAGTTCAGCTTTGCTTTTTAGCAGCAGCTAAATTGTTGCCGAATGATTGTCAGATTACGAAAGTGGAAATGATTGAAAAGTGGAAGAGTTCTGGGTTAATTGGTATGGATCGAAAAGGCAAGCATGTTGATGATCAGGGTCATGTTATATTGAATCAGCTTGAAAGGATGTGTTTGATTCAAGTTGTAGCAGAGTTTCAGACTGTTACTATGAATAAATGGATCTGGAAAATGGCGAATACAGTTTCTTGA